A genomic window from Ruminiclostridium cellulolyticum H10 includes:
- a CDS encoding hydrogenase, with translation MYNNVLNLLAILILISSFTLVANKRQNAYITTFRMQSVLLALISLIVSVKSMVESKKFDEVFFIFLLIVVFKVFLIPMVMRRTSNRVEYKVEKDFFINIPISMLICCGLVVLCWYVVFNIEGITNPATENYLIYSLSVVMIGLFFMISRKKALGQIIGFLVIENGLFLSAMLTTGGMPMIVELGLFFDLLTAFLIMGIFVFKINNTFNSIDINKLKQLKG, from the coding sequence ATGTATAATAACGTTTTAAACCTTTTAGCAATTCTTATATTGATTTCATCATTTACGCTTGTGGCAAATAAGCGTCAAAATGCTTATATTACAACATTCAGAATGCAATCAGTATTACTTGCTTTGATTTCACTGATTGTTTCAGTCAAAAGTATGGTTGAGTCCAAAAAATTCGATGAGGTTTTTTTTATATTTTTGTTGATTGTAGTATTTAAAGTATTTTTAATTCCAATGGTTATGAGAAGAACCTCTAATAGGGTGGAATATAAGGTTGAAAAGGATTTTTTTATAAACATTCCCATCTCAATGCTTATATGCTGCGGACTGGTTGTCCTGTGCTGGTATGTAGTTTTCAACATAGAAGGTATTACAAATCCGGCAACTGAGAATTACCTTATTTATTCTTTATCAGTTGTTATGATTGGATTATTTTTTATGATAAGTAGAAAAAAGGCATTAGGACAGATTATTGGCTTTCTTGTGATAGAAAATGGGTTATTTCTGTCAGCTATGTTGACAACCGGCGGAATGCCGATGATTGTTGAACTTGGTCTTTTCTTTGATTTATTAACTGCATTTTTGATTATGGGTATATTTGTTT